A window of the Egibacter rhizosphaerae genome harbors these coding sequences:
- a CDS encoding THUMP domain-containing protein, which translates to MSLDAGGEPVVVAAARAVHLRGGPDAHVWARCAGGLEREAATELAALGWRPPPTTTPRPPDQPGGTTAGLEWERGAVYGTVDLATLRMTLRAARTVTRVVLLLGTAEVDEVTEIREAVRSLDWDRLPYATFGVRPERHGEHGFRSPDIGREAGAGIIDAFRERTGQRLPVDLDDPTVEIRAELHDRRLRVGYDLAGRSLHRRTWIRAHHHASLKPTVAAGLVALARWRVDERLLDPLAGGGTIPIEAALAALRRPVGPRVLPRLAPLDLDDTRIAVEVEERLEAARVSVDTGARPLDIRGVEKYGRHVADAQRNLAAADLAGVVRIAGGDATTLDDIEAVDCAIANPPYGMRVASPKVIDPLYRGTIARLAERFTDAGRAVWLTPVHHLVRAAGREAGLEAVAARRVGLGTMDAVAFVLAPPGRVSTFVEVAD; encoded by the coding sequence ATGTCCCTGGACGCCGGCGGCGAGCCCGTCGTGGTCGCCGCCGCACGCGCCGTGCATCTGCGGGGTGGGCCGGACGCGCACGTGTGGGCACGCTGCGCGGGCGGCCTCGAGCGCGAGGCGGCCACGGAGCTGGCCGCACTGGGATGGCGGCCACCCCCGACGACGACGCCGCGGCCCCCGGACCAACCCGGCGGAACGACCGCCGGGTTGGAGTGGGAACGCGGTGCGGTGTACGGGACGGTCGACCTCGCCACCCTGCGCATGACCCTGCGGGCGGCTCGCACGGTCACGCGCGTGGTCCTGCTGCTGGGAACCGCCGAGGTCGACGAGGTCACCGAGATCCGCGAGGCCGTGCGCAGCTTGGACTGGGACCGCCTGCCCTACGCGACCTTCGGTGTGCGCCCCGAACGGCACGGGGAGCACGGCTTCCGCTCGCCCGACATCGGGCGTGAGGCGGGCGCCGGGATCATCGACGCCTTCCGCGAGCGGACCGGACAGCGCCTGCCGGTCGACCTCGACGACCCGACCGTCGAGATTCGCGCCGAGCTCCACGATCGGCGGCTGCGCGTCGGCTACGACCTCGCCGGACGCAGCCTGCACCGACGCACGTGGATCCGTGCGCACCACCACGCGTCCCTCAAGCCGACGGTCGCGGCCGGGCTCGTGGCGCTCGCTCGGTGGCGGGTCGACGAACGCCTGCTCGATCCCTTGGCCGGTGGCGGCACCATCCCGATCGAAGCGGCGCTGGCCGCGCTCCGACGGCCCGTGGGCCCGAGAGTGCTCCCACGCCTCGCGCCCCTCGACCTCGACGACACGCGCATCGCCGTCGAGGTCGAGGAGCGCCTCGAGGCCGCGCGCGTGTCCGTGGACACAGGGGCACGGCCGCTGGACATCCGTGGGGTCGAGAAGTACGGGCGGCACGTGGCCGATGCGCAGCGCAACCTCGCCGCGGCCGATCTCGCCGGGGTCGTACGGATCGCGGGGGGCGACGCCACCACGCTCGACGACATCGAAGCGGTGGACTGCGCGATCGCGAACCCACCGTACGGGATGCGGGTGGCGAGCCCGAAGGTGATCGACCCGCTCTACCGGGGAACGATCGCGCGGCTCGCGGAGCGGTTCACCGACGCGGGGCGGGCCGTCTGGCTCACGCCGGTGCACCACCTCGTGCGGGCCGCCGGTCGGGAAGCAGGGCTCGAGGCGGTGGCCGCCCGACGCGTGGGGCTCGGCACCATGGATGCGGTCGCGTTCGTCCTCGCCCCTCCGGGGCGCGTGAGCACGTTCGTCGAGGTCGCGGACTGA
- a CDS encoding ROK family protein, whose product MPVAGVDLGGTNIAAAVVDDAHRIMGRARRRTPTEGPESVVRAITRLVGDLDPAPEAVGVGVPGPIREGVVQTAPNLSGWQGRVPVQAQLEAALGLPVVVDNDANVGALGEWLAGAGRGARFLLGVWLGTGIGAGLVLDGRPYTGAFGGAGEIGHVVVQRGGDLCGCGRRGCLEAYAGRAAMERIVVGHIEAGRETVLPELQAQKGKRRMTSGVWAEALERGDAVAVEVFDDAIDALGVALGGAVNLLDLDAIVVGGGVAEKLGPPLAERLERAMQEWLLVPDVDRRVVVAELGDDAGVIGAAALARERVLTA is encoded by the coding sequence ATGCCGGTCGCGGGCGTCGATCTCGGGGGAACGAACATCGCAGCCGCCGTGGTCGACGACGCCCACCGGATCATGGGGCGCGCCCGCCGTCGGACCCCGACCGAGGGGCCGGAGTCGGTCGTGCGTGCGATCACGCGGTTGGTGGGGGATCTCGACCCGGCGCCCGAGGCTGTGGGCGTAGGGGTGCCGGGTCCGATCCGCGAGGGGGTCGTGCAGACGGCGCCGAACCTGAGCGGCTGGCAGGGTCGCGTCCCGGTGCAAGCACAACTGGAGGCCGCGCTCGGTCTCCCCGTCGTCGTCGACAACGACGCGAACGTCGGAGCCCTCGGCGAGTGGCTCGCCGGTGCGGGCCGCGGCGCGCGATTCCTGCTCGGCGTATGGCTCGGGACCGGGATCGGGGCGGGCCTCGTGCTCGACGGTCGGCCGTACACCGGGGCGTTCGGGGGTGCTGGCGAGATCGGGCACGTGGTCGTCCAGCGGGGCGGAGACCTGTGCGGCTGCGGTCGCCGCGGCTGCCTGGAGGCCTACGCGGGGCGTGCGGCGATGGAGCGGATCGTGGTCGGCCACATCGAGGCGGGGCGCGAGACCGTGCTGCCCGAACTGCAGGCGCAGAAGGGCAAGCGGCGGATGACCAGCGGCGTCTGGGCGGAGGCCCTCGAGCGTGGCGATGCCGTGGCGGTGGAGGTGTTCGACGACGCGATCGACGCCCTCGGCGTTGCGCTCGGGGGAGCGGTCAACCTGCTCGATCTCGACGCGATCGTCGTCGGTGGCGGGGTCGCCGAGAAGCTGGGCCCGCCGCTGGCCGAGCGGCTCGAGCGTGCGATGCAGGAGTGGCTGCTCGTGCCCGACGTCGATCGTCGGGTGGTCGTCGCCGAGCTCGGCGACGACGCGGGTGTCATCGGGGCGGCGGCGCTGGCCCGGGAGCGCGTCCTGACGGCCTGA